A section of the Haliaeetus albicilla chromosome 6, bHalAlb1.1, whole genome shotgun sequence genome encodes:
- the HAO2 gene encoding 2-Hydroxyacid oxidase 2, with protein MAMVCLSDFEAYAKKYLPKIAWDFFAAGADDCSTRDENILAYKRIRFRPRILRDVSVMDIRTKLLGTEISFPVGIAPTGFHQLAWPDGEKSTARAAKAMNTCYIASTYSTCTLEEISAAAPGSLQWFQLYIHRNRAVSQQLVQRAEALGFQGLVLTADLPYTGKRRDDVRNGFRLPPHMKLKNLEGAFEGDDRSEYGLPPNSLDPSVTWNDIYWLRSLTHLPIIIKGILTKEDAELAVRHGVQGIIVSNHGGRQLDGGPAIIDALVEVVEAVQGRVEVYLDGGIRKGSDVLKALALGAKCVFIGRPALWGLAYKGEEGLQEVLRILQDEFRLSMALAGCASVSEIGRHLVRFSKL; from the exons ATGGCTATGGTGTGTCTTTCAGACTTCGAAGCTTATGCTAAAAAGTATTTACCCAAGAttgcttgggatttttttgcagcTGGAGCAGATGACTGTAGCACCCGAGATGAAAACATCCTGGCATATAAAAG AATTCGTTTCCGGCCACGTATACTGCGGGACGTATCCGTGATGGACATTAGGACTAAGCTCCTGGGGACTGAAATCAGCTTTCCTGTAGGAATCGCCCCTACTGGCTTCCACCAGCTGGCATGGCCCGACGGAGAGAAAAGCACAGCCAGAG CGGCCAAAGCGATGAACACCTGTTACATTGCCAGCACGTACTCCACCTGCACGCTGGAGGAGATCTCTGCGGCCGCCCCCGGCAGCCTCCAGTGGTTCCAGCTCTACATCCACCGCAACAGGGCGGTTTCCCAGCAGCTGGTCCAACGGGCGGAGGCCTTGGGTTTCCAGGGCCTCGTCCTCACCGCCGATCTGCCCTACACGGGCAAAAGACGCGATGATGTCCGCAATGGTTTCCGCCTTCCTCCCCACATGAAACTGAAGAACTTGGAAGGAGCCTTTGAG GGAGATGACCGTTCTGAGTACGGACTGCCCCCCAACAGCTTGGATCCTTCGGTCACCTGGAACGATATCTACTGGCTGCGAAGCCTGACCCACCTGCCCATCATCATCAAAGGCATCTTGACGAAAGAAGATGCAGAGCTGGCAGTGAGACATGGAGTTCAGGGAATTATCGTGTCCAATCATGGTGGAAGGCAACTGGATGGAGGACCTGCCATA ATTGATGCTCTGGTTGAGGTTGTGGAGGCAGTACAAGGCAGAGTCGAAGTTTATTTAGATGGTGGAATACGAAAAGGAAGTGACGTATTAAAAGCACTGGCACTAGGAGCAAAATGCGTCTTTATTGGAAGACCAGCTTTATGGGGTCTGGCTTACAAG GGTGAAGAAGGTCTTCAAGAGGTTTTGAGGATTTTGCAGGATGAATTTCGCTTGTCGATGGCCTTAGCTG